GGGTTTGATTATGACACGATGGGAAGAAAAAGGTTGGCAGGAAGAAGACTTGAATAAATTATGCTTGTCATTTTTTAATGAAATATTTGAGTTAAAAGATTCATCCGGGGTTGATGTAACTATAGAATTTGCAAGATATTTGAATAAAGTTGGAGTTCATCCTGATAATTATCCAATATTTTTAAAGCTCATCGGTATGAGGAATCATTGGATCGTTGATGCTTTATTGGGTGAAAATGATTTGGAAGATATTTTTAATTTGGTTCAACCAAACTACTTTATTCTCAAAGAATGTTTTCAATCAATTACCAGGGTACAAAGAGGTGGGATATATGAGAAAAGTTTGATTGTTATTCTCAGTATCATTAATAGAACGTATAAGAATTCTATTGAAGGTTATCGCATTTACGATTTAAAAAATGAAGATTTGAATAACCTGGGAAAACATTTGGATGATACACAGGATCAAAGATTTCCATTGAATATGAAAATTCTTAATATACTCGATAATATTGCATCGCTTGTTGATCCTGCTCAGAATGAAGTAGATCTAAAACTAAATGCGATAGCGATTCATGCAAACAATATTCGAGGGAAATTCCTTGATATGAATAAAAGCCTCGATGAAGCGATTCCCGAGAATCTCCTGATTCCAGGCGACTTTAATAAAGACGAAGTTCCTCCTACTACAAAATGAAATAAATATATGCATTCAATTTTGCCTTAGATATCACAAAAACTCAAAATATTTATAAGTGATTTCACTTATATGTCAAATTCAAACATTTTTTTTTCACTGCAGATTTAAACAATGTCATAAAGCAGTATTGATTATAAAAAATATAATGTTTGTTTTTGACATACAAAGCACTGAGACAGTTTATTTATTTATTATCCGTTGTTTGACTAATATTTCTGCCATTTATGAGAACTTTAGATAAAGTATTTAGATAAAATAGTAAATAATTTTCAATATTATATTTTTACCTATTATATGTCAAAAGCAAACATTTTTAAATCTGATAGGTTTTTTTACAGGAATATATTTTTTCTCTAATTGAACGAATTTCGATTTATATAATATTTAAAAAATAAAATTTTCTGTTCCTCGGGGAAGGTTCTGCCCACCACCTAATTATTTCAAAATCATGCTTTATCTATCTATGATATATTCCGACTAAACAGGGAGGAGAACGAGTGCGGATTCCGCACGAGCTCCTTAAGATGTGATAAATCTCTGAATCTCTATAATATTAGTATCGAATTTGAAAAATAAATTAAATAATTCTATGATTATTATATGCCAAAAACAAACATATCCTTTTCAGAGAATGATATTAAGCTGCTTTCATTCTCATACAGGTCTATAGTTTCCTGGAGATATGGAAACCTATCATTACCCTATTGGAAGATAATTCACAATAAAAATGGAATAAGTGAAGTTTTTTTTAAGAAAAATATAAGTCAAAGAAGGATAAGTCTTCCAGAAAGTAATATAATTTTAATTCCTCCTAAAGTTGATTTCTCCTGTAATAGTTCCAGTCCGATTTTTCATTTTAATATTAACTTTATTATTTCTGGAATAAATCTGTCTGTAAAAAAGTCCTTTTTTTCATTCACTTACGAAGAAGTACTAAAAGGATTGATAGATGAGATTTTACTGAATGAGCAATTCCATTCTCAATCTTGTAAAAAACTTGTATTATTTCTTCTGAATCAAATCCCTGAGAGCTCATACTCTCCGCTTGTAAATGATATAAGAATAGACACTTCAATTAGTCATATGAAACATAGTCTCAACAAACCATTGTCTAATCTCGATCTGGCAGAAGAAGCTTCAATGAGTGTAAATGGTTTTGCACGACTCTTTCGAGACCTGATCGGTCAAACTCCCTATGAATATCAATCATTCTTAAGGATTGATAAAGCATGTAATCTATTACAGTTTTCAAAGGATTCTATTGAATCTATTGCTAATGAGTGCGGTTTCACTAACAGATTTCATTTTTCCAAATCTTTTAAAAAAAATAAAATATTAACTCCGGTAGAGTATAGAAAACTAGTGCAAAAAATATAACCTTTTGTTTTTGATAGTTTATATCATATCTGCTATTCTTTTAAATATGATTGATGATTACAACTTCATAGAATCAATACTTGATTCAAAAACACCAGAGTCTGAAGCGGCTATCATTGCTTTCTCAAAACATTTGTCTATGAATCCATTGAAATCATCAAATGCTGAAATCTTTATTAAAATACTCAGTAGAAATATTCCAAATGCTGCTGATATTATATTTTCAAGAAGAACTCCAACATCTTTTTTTTCCATAATACCAATAACAGCAGAATTAATCATTTCTGTTTTAACAACTCTATCAGAATATAAATATTCAGAACTGTATTCACCTATCATTGAATCCTTCATGGGAATAATTGTACATAATTACAGTAATCCAAATAACGGTATTTCCCTCTACAGATTGTCTGTGTCAAATATTTATCATATAGCGAAATATTTACAGAAGAACCAACAAAGTATTGAGTTATTAATACTGGAATTTCTTGAGCAAGTAAGTCTTTTAGATTCTAGGATGGAATTTACTCTTATTTCCAGAAAGGTTTTAGATAATTGGCTTGACAATACTAAAACTCTGGATCAGATAATTCCTTCATCAATTCTAAGCTAATCAAAAGTTTTAAAAGAAATTAGTTGAGGATATTTTATTTGATATGACCATGCAGATCTTCTTGTAATGCTCTGATCCTGTTCATATCAAACTGGCTGATCAGGACACCAGAGATGGTCCCGGATGGCCCGTAGATTGGAGTGGTCGCTGTCATCACAATATAATAGGGATACTGATCGGCATACACATCGGAGTGTATACCCTGACCTTCCAGGCACTCCTTAAACCAGGACGTTTCTATCCAGATTAAACGACATAGATTAAGTTCCCATTTCATAGAAGATGATAGTGGTGAAATGTACCTATTTATAGAGGATTTGGATTCACTATACCTCCTGTGTCACTAATCGCAATACTGACCCCTCAGTTTTCGATATGCTGACCCCTTTCACCTATATCATAAACGGCCATACTTTTTAAAGAGCCTTCCGGTATGATTTCCTTTTTATAATTACCCTGTGAGCATTATGAAACAACCGTAACCTCTAATAACGCCCCATCTAACAATAGCTGAGGATTTTAGTAATTTTCTATTCTGTAGGAGTAGAAAATGAAAAGAAGAACAGCAAAAGATTGGGATAAAATTATCCATGACTTTATAGAATCAGGACTGACTCAGAAAGAATATTGTAATAAAAATAATCTGAATTATTATTCCCTCCGAGATCAGCGTATAAAAAGAGAATCAGATGTCCCGAAAAAGAAACTGATCCGGCTAACACCAGAGAAATCAATACATCCCGTTATGGAACCAGTTGTCAATAGTAACACTGAGGTTATTAAAATATCGTTCCCATCAGGTGTGCTTCTTGAAATTCCAGTAGCTGTAAATGAAAAGACCGCTAAGGTTTTCATCACGACTCTTTGGAGCCTGAAGTGATTCCTAATCTTAGTAAAACAGATATTTTTATTAAGCCCGGTAGAACAGATATGCGGAAACAGATCAATGGACTAACAGTCATAGTTCAGGATGATATGGAGCTTAATCCATTCTCATCTTCCATTTTTCTATTCTGTAATCGGGAAAGGAAGATCCTGAAAGCCCTTTACTGGGATAACAATGGATTCTGTTTATGGCAGAAGAAGATAGAGAAAGAGACTTTTCCCTGGCCAAAGGATGAAGCCGAGGCTCAGAATATTACATATGAACAACTGAAGCTTCTGTTATCGGGAATCGATTTCTGGAAGGCTCATAAAGCACTGAACTATTGTGAAGTTTTATAATTTTTTTGAATGCCATAGAATCATTATCAGATGGCAAAAAAAACAGGATTATCAGAGAGCCCAGTGAACTAAAGAAACTCATTGAGGAACTTCAGGAGCAGAACAGTACTCTTCTGACAAATAACATAACTCTTCTGACAGATAACAATACACTTCAGAAAAAGAATGACCGACTCAAGGAACGAGTTAAACTCCTGGAGGATCATATATTTGCCAGAAGAAGCGAAAAATGGACCGTCCTGGATAAACTACAAATGAACCTTTTTGATGAGGCCGAGGCAGTCATCTCTGAAGACCCTTCTGAATCTGGAGAATCAGATGAATCAGATACACCAAAAGAGAAATTGAAGAAAAGAGGCCGAAAGCCCATACCGGCAGATATTCCCAGAGAAAAAGTGCTGCATAGTCTAAGTATTGAAGAGAGAACATGCCCTTGCTGTGGTAAATTACGTCCGATAATTGGTTATGAAACTTCTGAAGAACTGGAATATATTCCAGCACAGATTAAAGTGAAGGTTCATGAACGGGAAAAGTGTGGTCCTTGCAACTGTGGAGACTTTGAGGACTCTGAAGAGTCTCCCATCATTACAGCAAAGGCTCCGCCTCGAATTATGCCTGGGAGCATTGCATCTGCCAGTCTGCTGGCATTTATCATTACAGGGAAATATTGTGATTCTCTTCCTTTCTATAGACATGAGAGAATCTTTAAGAGGCTAGGTGTCGATATCAGCCGGACAAATATGTGCAACTGGACAATCAAAACAGCCTTAAAATGCTCAGATCTTATTGATCTACTGAAAGAGAGAACCAGAGAAGGTCCTTTGATCAACATGGATGAGACTACCGTTCAGGTTCTAAAAGAATCTGGCAAAAAAGTAGATTCCAAATCTTATATGTGGGTAACGGTGGGCTCAGACTCTGGAAACAAGATTGTACTATTCAATTACTCAAGAACTCGGAAAGAGGACATGGCTGTGAAGTTGCTGGAGGGATATGCCGGTTCTCTCCAGACAGATGGCTACGCCGGTTATAATGCAGCCACACGGAAATATAATCTTTGGCATGTGGCCTGCCTTGCCCATATCCGCAGGAAATTTGTAGAAGCAGCCAAGGCGACAAAGAGTGGCGGCCAGGCGAATAAGGCTATCAAGTACATCCGAAAACTTTATGTTATTGAAAATGAGTTGAGAGCGATGCAACTCACAGCCTCAGATTTTAACAGTCTCCGCCGCAACAGGGCTATTCCAATTCTCAAAGAATTCAGAAAATGGCTGACTGAAAAGAAGGTCACTGTTGTTCCCTCCATGGCTTTGGGGAAAGCCGTAAATTATGCAGATTCTGAGTATATGAAAATGGTTCGATATTTGAAATATGATTATCTAACTCCAGATAACAATGCGGCTGAGAACAGTATCAGACCCTTTGTAATCGAAAAAACTGGATTTTCAATGATACTCCCAGGGGAGCGCATGCCAGTGCTACTCTGTATTCACTGGTCGAGACAGCCAAAGCTAACGGCATAGAACCCGTATTCTATCTCAAGTATATTTTTGAGAAGATTCCAATGGCGGGTTGTAAAAAGGACCTAGAAAAATTGCTTCCATGGAACATCGATAAAGAAGAACTCATCCCATAGGCGATCTGTCAACACGGGGAGATATTAGCGCTTACAACTGATTCACAATTTCAGCTGAAGTTAAATTATAT
Above is a genomic segment from Oceanispirochaeta sp. M1 containing:
- a CDS encoding IS66 family transposase, with translation MNAIESLSDGKKNRIIREPSELKKLIEELQEQNSTLLTNNITLLTDNNTLQKKNDRLKERVKLLEDHIFARRSEKWTVLDKLQMNLFDEAEAVISEDPSESGESDESDTPKEKLKKRGRKPIPADIPREKVLHSLSIEERTCPCCGKLRPIIGYETSEELEYIPAQIKVKVHEREKCGPCNCGDFEDSEESPIITAKAPPRIMPGSIASASLLAFIITGKYCDSLPFYRHERIFKRLGVDISRTNMCNWTIKTALKCSDLIDLLKERTREGPLINMDETTVQVLKESGKKVDSKSYMWVTVGSDSGNKIVLFNYSRTRKEDMAVKLLEGYAGSLQTDGYAGYNAATRKYNLWHVACLAHIRRKFVEAAKATKSGGQANKAIKYIRKLYVIENELRAMQLTASDFNSLRRNRAIPILKEFRKWLTEKKVTVVPSMALGKAVNYADSEYMKMVRYLKYDYLTPDNNAAENSIRPFVIEKTGFSMILPGERMPVLLCIHWSRQPKLTA
- a CDS encoding AraC family transcriptional regulator, translating into MPKTNISFSENDIKLLSFSYRSIVSWRYGNLSLPYWKIIHNKNGISEVFFKKNISQRRISLPESNIILIPPKVDFSCNSSSPIFHFNINFIISGINLSVKKSFFSFTYEEVLKGLIDEILLNEQFHSQSCKKLVLFLLNQIPESSYSPLVNDIRIDTSISHMKHSLNKPLSNLDLAEEASMSVNGFARLFRDLIGQTPYEYQSFLRIDKACNLLQFSKDSIESIANECGFTNRFHFSKSFKKNKILTPVEYRKLVQKI
- a CDS encoding transposase domain-containing protein translates to MEPVFYLKYIFEKIPMAGCKKDLEKLLPWNIDKEELIP
- the tnpB gene encoding IS66 family insertion sequence element accessory protein TnpB (TnpB, as the term is used for proteins encoded by IS66 family insertion elements, is considered an accessory protein, since TnpC, encoded by a neighboring gene, is a DDE family transposase.) yields the protein MIPNLSKTDIFIKPGRTDMRKQINGLTVIVQDDMELNPFSSSIFLFCNRERKILKALYWDNNGFCLWQKKIEKETFPWPKDEAEAQNITYEQLKLLLSGIDFWKAHKALNYCEVL
- a CDS encoding cache domain-containing protein, producing MKWELNLCRLIWIETSWFKECLEGQGIHSDVYADQYPYYIVMTATTPIYGPSGTISGVLISQFDMNRIRALQEDLHGHIK